One genomic region from Campylobacter sp. RM5004 encodes:
- a CDS encoding mechanosensitive ion channel domain-containing protein yields the protein MRFLLAIFLLFGFVIAEDEFSKNLESIYNLKEKLHKINDELKENITIKNYKNYQEYLKLKNELKDANDSLIKAKKTQREQLESKIKILEDKLNVLKDYETYSIVKYLNLPSEPSEYKKISNIYLVLEGLSERKQLLNENKEYESKLKDFTSLVSKVEQKTKLLQSLYELEPSENLNQELAYSIKELSDYKSTLENITNAYEIFKVKVANSIKLINADIKKQYDSAIKFIAIIICIFIARYLVGLILRKYVDDKDKVYTSFKILNIFTFIIVTMFSLFYFVENISYLVSVLGFASAGLAIAMKDMFMSLLGWVTLQFGGGFHVGDRIKATKNGVTYVGDIIDISLLKMTIYEDVTYTTFLTNRRAGRIIYIPNNYIFTELISNYNYSYMKTVWDGIDIVLDFSSNIEKAKQIILESAQTHTQAFSDSAKKAIQKMRNHYQMKNSGTDPKIFVMLEQYGVKISIWYMANSREALKMRSIVSEEIIKRLKECDDIKLAFPSQTLYLDKRTNQPF from the coding sequence ATGAGATTTTTACTTGCGATTTTTCTTTTATTTGGTTTTGTTATAGCTGAAGATGAGTTTAGCAAAAACCTTGAAAGTATTTATAATCTTAAAGAAAAACTACATAAAATAAATGATGAATTAAAAGAAAATATCACAATAAAAAATTATAAAAATTACCAAGAATATTTAAAACTAAAAAACGAATTAAAAGATGCAAATGATAGCTTAATTAAAGCTAAAAAAACTCAAAGAGAACAGCTTGAAAGCAAGATTAAAATATTAGAAGATAAGCTTAATGTATTAAAAGATTATGAGACTTATAGCATAGTAAAATATTTAAATCTTCCAAGTGAGCCAAGTGAATATAAAAAGATTTCAAATATTTATTTAGTTCTTGAAGGATTATCAGAGCGTAAGCAATTGCTAAATGAAAATAAAGAATATGAAAGTAAACTAAAAGACTTCACAAGCTTAGTTTCAAAAGTAGAGCAAAAAACAAAGCTTTTACAGAGTTTATATGAGCTTGAACCTAGCGAGAATTTAAATCAGGAATTAGCATATTCAATAAAAGAGCTAAGCGATTATAAAAGCACCTTAGAAAACATAACAAATGCTTATGAGATATTTAAAGTAAAGGTTGCAAATAGTATTAAGCTAATTAATGCAGATATTAAGAAGCAATATGATAGTGCAATTAAATTTATAGCTATTATTATTTGTATTTTTATAGCTAGATATTTAGTAGGTTTAATTCTTAGAAAATATGTAGATGATAAAGATAAGGTTTATACTTCTTTTAAGATTTTAAATATTTTTACATTTATTATAGTAACTATGTTTTCATTATTTTATTTTGTTGAAAATATTAGTTATTTAGTAAGCGTTTTGGGTTTTGCATCAGCTGGTCTAGCTATTGCTATGAAAGATATGTTTATGAGCCTTTTAGGTTGGGTTACACTTCAATTTGGAGGCGGATTTCATGTAGGTGATAGGATAAAAGCTACTAAAAATGGAGTTACTTATGTAGGAGATATTATTGATATTTCTTTACTTAAGATGACTATATATGAAGATGTTACATATACTACTTTTTTAACAAATCGTCGTGCTGGAAGGATTATTTATATTCCTAATAATTATATTTTTACAGAATTAATTTCAAATTATAATTATTCTTATATGAAAACGGTTTGGGATGGAATAGACATTGTTCTTGATTTCTCAAGTAATATTGAAAAAGCAAAGCAAATAATCTTAGAATCAGCACAAACCCACACTCAAGCATTTAGTGATAGTGCAAAAAAAGCTATTCAAAAAATGAGAAATCACTATCAAATGAAAAACTCAGGAACAGACCCAAAAATATTCGTAATGCTAGAGCAATACGGAGTGAAAATATCTATTTGGTATATGGCAAACTCAAGAGAAGCTTTAAAAATGAGAAGTATAGTAAGTGAAGAAATAATAAAAAGATTAAAAGAATGTGATGATATAAAACTAGCATTCCCATCACAAACTTTGTATTTAGATAAAAGAACAAACCAACCATTCTAA